The Vulpes vulpes isolate BD-2025 chromosome 8, VulVul3, whole genome shotgun sequence genome has a window encoding:
- the CD27 gene encoding CD27 antigen, whose product MARPPPCWLWILGTLAGLSATPAPKHCPEKHYQVQGERCCQMCKPGTFLVKDCERHGEAAQCDPCIPGASFSPDHHARRHCESCRHCNSGLLIRNCTLTANAECDCPKGWKCRDKQCTECDPPSNPLLIPHPSPAPGPHLQPTHLPYAKIKFQATLCPVTEMQETSTVRQMQTLADFRWLPAPALSTHWPPQRSLCSSDCIRIFVILSGMFLAFTMIGALFFHQQRKYRLNKEECPVVPVEPCPYSCPREEEGGAIPIQEDYRKPEPASYC is encoded by the exons ATGGCCCGGCCACCTCCCTGCTGGCTGTGGATTCTGGGGACCCTGGCGGGGCTCTCAGCCACCCCAGCCCCCAAGCACTGTCCGGAGAAACACTACCAGGTCCAGGGAGAACGGTGCTGCCAGATGTGTAAGCCAG GAACTTTCCTCGTGAAAGACTGTGAAAGGCATGGAGAGGCTGCTCAGTGTGATCCCTGCATACCGGGGGCCTCCTTTTCACCAGACCACCACGCCCGGCGCCACTGTGAGAGCTGTCGGCATTGTAACTCTG GTCTTCTCATTCGAAACTGCACTCTCACGGCAAATGCGGAGTGTGACTGCCCCAAGGGCTGGAAGTGCAGAGACAAGCAGTGTACGGAGTGTGATCCTCCTTCAAACCCCTTACTGATACCTCATCCGTCTCCAGCCCCGGGCCCACACTTGCAACCCACCCACTTACCTTACGCCAAAATTAAGTTCCAGGCAACGCTTTGTCCAGTGACAG AGATGCAGGAGACCAGCACAGTCCGGCAGATGCAGACCCTGGCTGACTTCAGGTGGCTGCCTGCCCCAGCTCTCTCCACCCACTGGCCAC CCCAAAGGTCTCTGTGCAGCTCAGATTGCATCCGCATCTTTGTGATCCTCTCTGGAATGTTTCTTGCTTTCACCATGATCGGAGCTCTGTTCTTCCACCAACAAAGAAAATACAGGCTAA ACAAAGAAGAATGCCCAGTGGTGCCTGTGGAGCCTTGTCCTTACAGCTGCCCCAGGGAGGAAGAGGGTGGCGCCATCCCCATTCAGGAAGATTACCGAAAACCAGAACCCGCTTCCTACTGCTGA